The genomic stretch cttaaaaaacccaaaaacccgaaaaaaaccgaaaaacccgaaaaaaaaaccgaaaaaccctgaaaaaaataaatataatataaatatatatttatatatgtgtattttattttattttatatatactaatagaatatttatatataatataaaattaataatacatataatatatattatatagaagaatatattaaaagaatatatatattatatataatataatatattaaattaatagaatatatatataattcggtttttcggtttttcctTCGTCCGAAcagaaccgaaccgaaaaaccgaaatttttttatttttaaaaccgaaccgaaccgaatttcaaaatttcggtttggttcggttcggatattcggtttccggtttttttgctcacccctacttACTCATGAAAATAAATAGCACATGATCAAATTTTTTGACTGAGACTTGATTGGTCTCTTTGTAGACTTTTGGAGTTTGTTTTTTCCCCCGtttttcaccttttttttaattattttcaatgttattttaccatttctcttaatttattatttttctctcaGTCTTCTCTTTTGCAATACTTCATGAAACTAAGTTATATTCATGTCCACGGTattgtatgaaaaaaaaaattacatcgGATGTCTCTAGACTAATGCTCAATTCatttaaagtatttttttttcttttagtacttatttttttcattttgcctTTTTCAATCTCAAGAGCaaatttaacaattttttttatctttatttctCTTCTATCTTATTTATCTCTGTTAATTAATAACTTTGTTTTATGCTAAAAGGCCAACTTATGTTTATCCATTTGATTTGGATTAGATTTGTAGTAAATTTAACTTTAAAGTATTTTTTTGGTTGTACACTGTGTATGATTGAGCATATCATTTAAAATGCAAAATATATCAGCTCTTTATCAATTAATATGTATATGCATTTGACAGGTTTTCGAGAATATATGAATATGATACAAAATATTATCAAATTTAATGGCTTGAACATATGCAATTAAGAAgtcgttagttttttttaaaattacttttattttgataatttttttgaaCTATTCGTGTTTTACATTAACTATGTAATCGATGATATCAGTTTCCAGAGCAAAACATATCGATTTTTTGTATCATTAACATCAGTTTATATGCATTTAACCGCTTTTCGAAAATAAATTAACATCGCACAAGAtattaatcaaatttatttgtttGAACATACGCAATTAGGTTACAGATTGCTCGTCAATTACCTTGAATTGAATATATTTTTCTTGAACAAATCATTTAAATTGAGAGAGTTTGGTGAATTACAAGgtttcatatattttttaacGAGAGAACAAGTGGTTAGTGTCACTACTGCAACCATTTTCCGTCTTCCAATTATACCTCCAAACATATGTTATTTAACGTGGAAAATGATATCGACGGCAATAAATCTGGACCATCAAATTTATGATCCAAATTGATTCTTGttcttattaaatttaaaattgaattattaaatCTTGAAGTTTCCGTTTTTTTCAATGTCTCATCTATGTACAAAATCTTGTCTTTGAATGATATTCAAAATgacatattttatgaaaataagtacaatattttttcttttatttatctttcttattttattttaacgaaaaaaaaagttattttgACCATCATCAAAAGATGGTAAATGAGAAAATGGAGAAAATTAATACTTCATGATATATTattccaaatttaaattttatgggATGAACCAGATTTAaccataatttattatttaaactaTTAACCCTTAAATTGAAGGCTGACCTTGGGGATCTTCGACCCTAACATTACTGATTCACTAAAAGTATTAAATTACACCCAAGCAGGATTACTAATATTAAAAACTTATACCACTATAATGTGGAAAATTAACATTGCACGTAGGTGGGACTGTAATCAAAACCTAGTTGAATTGAACTTAAACTTCTCGACATTATTAAAACATGAAACTTCACCTAGTGATGTGTCACACGTTAAAGTTAATCAAATATGCACGTTGGTAAATGGTAATTACATTATCATGTACGAAGACAATGATTCTTTTTTTTACCACGGCACGCTGTGTGGTTATTGCGTGTTATTCTAATGCCTAATTAAGCTGTGGGGTGTTTTTGCAGGACATTTGTCAATTCTTATTGTGGAATACAATTGCGCATTTGTTTCATTTTCCCGTTCTGGATAGGATTAATCACAATACAAAAGGTATAATACTGACAAAATTAACCGAACCACATTACGAAAGTGGAATTAATtttcatgaaataaaaatattactattacaaTGACTTTTCTatctttgaatatttttttagggGAAATTTCGGTGCTACCCACACTAATCTTAACTTTTGCTCTAAAATTAAATTGGGCTTAGCCAATTTTGTGAGATTACAACCAATGTTAATTTCCGCCCTTTTTGGAGTCGAATGGCCGTTTATAAGGGTCCGACAACAATGTAATTATAATGAGGCAATTAGAGAATTGCTAAAGTCGGTCGCGACTCGCCAATAAACGAGGCTAGGCTCACTTCTGCTGTGGGTGTCCTGTGTCGTTAACCTACGGCAAAAACAACTACAACAATCTGGCTGATTGGgacactaatttttttttaacttgaGTCAAATTCTATAGAGAAAATCAATCTGAGTTGACTAAATGTGGATTATATATGGAACGAGCCAAGCAAAAGAAAGTGGAAGTTGGGAGTGAAAGGGAACTTACCTAACCTAgcaaaagaaagtaaaatacGGCATTCAAAATCATGAACGAATCATCCCAAAAAACAATCACAGCAACAACTTAGACAGATACCTAAACCAAATTAGGAAACTCAGTTGGGTTATAAAAAAACAGGTTCCTTGTATGCTCCAATAGAAAAATCAGAATAAAGAAGATAACAAATCAAAGCAACCGAACTGAACCCACATTACCATCGCATGACAACATTTTATACCATATAGGGctcgtttggtagctatgtcaTGTTTCGACTAGGCATGATACCATTATGATAGTTATCATAGTTTTGATTAGTTAATTTACATATATTGGGTGTTTGGTAGATTAAGATAATTGTAAGTTATGTTATTGTAGTGTTTGGTGCAATAAGTCACAAGCAAGAATTAAAATTATGTTTGCCAAAATTATCCTCATTAATTTAAGTTAATTACTAAACTATCCTCCTTACAAAAATTAGCATCTTTTTAAGCTAAActtcttacaaaaaaaatagcaTATTTTCAGGCTAAACTCCTTACTTATCAAGGTATATTTattctaccaaaaaaatatattttattttggtatTCTAGTTTAGTAAgtattgatcattttggtcaaattttatgaataagCATTGATAATTTTGGACAAATtctatatgaaaatattttatcaagaGCCAATTAGAATataatataatgaaaataaagtgAGAACAACAAATTGACATCACAAAAAtcataacatgatttaataGGAAAATGACGTCCTTCAATACAACAACACAAGTAAAACCAACACATATTTTGGTTTAGGGTTAGAAATTTTGTTgggtaaaattgtattttgCTAAAATTAACTTAGGTTCCATGATAAATAACATAGGATTTTAGGTAGTTACAAATATGAGTGAAACATAGAATTTTCACTGGGCTTTGTGCGGGCCGAATATAAAACACGAGCTATTATGTTTGGTAATATAACTACCAAACACACAAATAAACCCAAATAAATCTCTTATCTAACcataacatagctaccaaacggcCCCTTATATAGTAGTTGATATTAGACTGTGTGTGAAAAGATAGTGGCATGCAATTATGTACTAGAATAAAAGCCATATTCTCAAGTCAAAATTCAATCCCATAAACAGTCTCAATCTTAGAATTAAGaaagaacaaaaacaaaatgaTCCAAAAAAGTGGTTTTGACAATTTTGAGCAAGCATGAAATGAACATGAAACTTAATATCTATATTTAATCTTCGTCCTCACCCTCTTGCTCAGCAATGTTGAAGTAGCGCAGTTCGTACACGTTTCTGTCTTTGTTGGAAGAAATAACACGAAGCCAATCCCTCACATTGTGCTTCTTCAAGTATTTCTTTGTCAAGTACTTCAAGTACCTGCACAACAATAAGAGATACGATCTTTTAACTAGAAAAGAACCTAACCACAAAGcgcaaacacacacacacacacggcATTCTTTGAACTTATTAGTACTAACCCTATGATCCAACATTATACAGTCCTATCGTTTTCCCTCTTCGAAGAGAGTATTACAAATTCCACATTTGTTCTGAAATTTCATTCAACAAAACTTCATATTAATGCTAATAATATCGCCAATATTTCAATCATCATTCTCTCACCTATTAAACGGTAGCTGCATTGCTAGGGGAGCTAATCACAACGAACACAAAACCATGGAATTCAGTTTTTCATAACTCATAGATATAGCAATTGACGCATATCCTAAACACCGCTCGCAACTAAACATATTAGCAATTGAAGCATATCTAACTGCGAATGAATGGATCTAACGTGTGTTTTACCTGATTCAATATTAACTATCTCAATGAGCTCATCCAAATATGCAACTCGAAAACATTACAGAAAACAAATGTTAATTAACCTACCTCTTGGAGAAAGCGGAATCAGCTGCGACGGTGATCTTGCTCTTCTCACGGCTAACAGTAACGGAATCACCGAGGGCACCAGCTTTGCCTCCGACCTTAATTCTCTCCTGCAAAAACTTCTCCAGCGAAGCGATCTCCATGATCTTGTCCTCCACCGGCTTCGTGCAATCTATCACGAAGGTAACCCCCTTCTTCTTCCCACCCTTCGACGCCGCAGCCGCCGTGACTTTGCTCATCTTCGCAACTTTCTTTTTCGCCTGCAAAAATCAACTAGAATTACAACAGATCGACGCACGAATATATTGAAAATGGAAGATTTCACTGAAAAAGGTTGCGCATTTGCTCACAGGTGAATCAAACGGCTGAGTACGTGAACTGTGTGTAGAGATAGTGGGAGGGGAGAGAGATAGACGAATATATT from Salvia splendens isolate huo1 chromosome 4, SspV2, whole genome shotgun sequence encodes the following:
- the LOC121798379 gene encoding 60S ribosomal protein L22-2-like encodes the protein MSKVTAAAASKGGKKKGVTFVIDCTKPVEDKIMEIASLEKFLQERIKVGGKAGALGDSVTVSREKSKITVAADSAFSKRYLKYLTKKYLKKHNVRDWLRVISSNKDRNVYELRYFNIAEQEGEDED